AACAAAGTATGGTATGTATCACTGTAATGATGCCAGTCGTGTTCAGAAGGGCACACTGAACCAACATTTTTCTCAAAAACAATTCTCACTAGAGACATGCAGGACAGTAGTACCTCCCAGTTTTGCTCAATTTCTGAACACATTTGGCGTTTTTCTCCTCCCCAGGTTCTCCAGAAGGCCCTGAGAACATCCCTCCGGTGGGTGTTTTCTGGGACATCGAGAACTGCTGCGTTCCCAGCGGTCGCTCTGCTGCAGCTGTGGTCCAGCGCCTCCGCAACCACTTCTTTCAGGGCCACAGAGAGGCAGAGTTCATCTGCGTCTGTGACATCAGCAAGGAGAACAAGGCCGTCATCCAGGAGCTCAACAACTGCCAGGTAACCTGTGTGTGATCTGATTCCCTCAGCTGGTAAAGTGTTCCGCTGTATTCTTCAGTCTCTGACTCTACCTAAATGAGCAATGTCTGATTGTCTTCTGGTTCATTTTTTCCCCAGGTGACGGTAGCGCACATTAACGCTACCGCCAAGAACGCTGCGGACGACAAGCTTCGTCAGAGCCTGCGGCGCTTTGCGGAAACACACACTGCCCCTGCTACTGTGGTGCTAGTCTCCTGTGCGTGTGCTCATTTTACCTTATGGATGTTAAAACTGTTTTTCTTTCATTTCGTTCGTCCGTCCACTCCATACCTACGTAGTTAACCCCTTTTCTGAATCCGTTTCGCAGCCGACGTGAACTTTGCCAGCGAGCTGAGTGATCTCCGGCATCGCCATGGTTTCCAGGTGATCCTGGTCCATAAGAGCGGTCAGACGTCGGACGCCCTGCTGCAGCACGCCCACCGCCACGTGGCCTTTGAAGAGATGGTAGCCGACCTGCCGCCCAGACAGGCTGTCAAATCACAGGTAGGCTTCAGAGATGCTTAATTGATATATGTAATCCATACTGCAGAATGTCAGAAGTTCACTTTTCAATACATGTACAGTACTCTGACTGGTTGCTCAGAGACAATATCTGCCCTTTAGGCATTACTTCTGGGCAATCTGAAATCTGCCCTTTACTCTTCCAATGGTTCTAGACCTCTTTACATTTGacttttgagtcatttagcaaacgctcttatccagagcgacttacatttTCATATTTGTCCATACTGGTCCctctgtgggaatcgaacccacaaccctggccttgcaagtgccatgctctaccaactgagccacacgggtcCTGTGTCTTCCCTCTCGTTCTACAGTGTGATCTTCAGTAGTGTAATGCTACGAATCACAAGACTCCGAGCCTGCAAACCTCTTGTCATTTCAAAACACATTTCCAAAGAATGTTCAAAAACGTAAACCCAGAGCggtcccctcttctctctttccctcctctcctccccccaccagCTCGGTTTCAACCTGCTCTATGTGTACAACCTGCCGCCGGGCTGCGACGGCAAGAGCGTGGGAAACCGCCTCCGCCGCCTCTCGGACAACTGCGGGGGCAAGGTGCTGGGCGTCTCCATGGCCACCGGCACCGCCGTCCTCCGCTTCAGCTCGCAGGAAGCGGCGGAGCGCGCCCTCAAGCGCATGGAGAACGAGGACGTGTTCGGCCGGCGCatcaccctctccttctcagcTCCGTCCACTGAGGAGGGAAACGACCCGACCCCACCACCCTCCTCATCTGAGACTCCACCTCTGCTTCCAGTTcaacctcttccctcctctttttccttccttcccctGGAGAAGCTGGGCTCCCCTAGGAGGAAAAGGCGTGCGAGGcgtgagtgtcagagagagagggaatcctcgctccccctctctgttccggTGCCTGAGAGGCCCTACAGCCCCAGGAGGGGGAGCGGGGGGACACCTTTCCCCGTTCCCCCCCAAACCAGAACCCTTCCTCAGGTCAGCAGCATCCTGCCGCCCCCCCCATCCCGCGTGCCACCTGTCCTCCCCTAACCCTGTCCATGTCCTCCAATCTGCCTGCGCTAACCTGTGGTTTTTAAACTATAGCCATGCTTCATCCCATGCTTCATGTAGTTTAATGCCTGGTCTGTTTCTGTGCTTTGTTCAACATTTCATGTAATGTTTTAATCAATGTGTGGCATTTTAACACTTTGTCCCATGCTTCATATAATGTCTGGTTgatctttttttaaattcattgCGTCAATTAATGATCAATCTAATGAttgcatatctctctctctcccatatcttTGCTCTATCCCATGCCTCATCTCGTCAGAATCCTGCTTCTGTTTGTAATCGCTTCCTGTCCCGCCGGCCGTAACAGTCTGTTTTTTATGGTCTCTTTCTTCTACGCTTTTGATCTGTTACTTTGATCTCTGCTCTTTTTATTCTGCTGCTTTGTCTCCACCTGACAATAGAGCTGAGGGGAAGACTGCAGAATGGTGATGATAATGTCAGAGTTATGACAATACAAGAGGTTGAATAATACTAACAGTGGGGGAAACGTATAGCTCTGATTTGAATAAATAGCTTTGGTAAAAAATCACCAGCATTCTGAAGGACCACTTCCTCTCAGCTCTTATCGTTTATCTATTAGTCTCTTCCACTTCACATCCATTCTGCCAAGCTGATGGATATTCTAATACATTCACCACTACATATATAGTTACACTTTGGTTGTCCCCCTGGTGCAGGAGCTAGGTGGACTGGAGACCAAGCCCAAGATTGGGGTTTTCCCCCTGGAGAAAGGCCAGCACAACTCCTCCCCCCACAGTAACGGAGAGGGGCCGTCCCAGCAACACCCCATCAAGGCCGGCCTCATAGGAGAGTCTATGTTCAGCTGCAGGAGGTACGCTATGGACACCAGGGCCCCTTTCAGACTAAAATGAAGAAAGAACAAATGTACTAATTGTTAGATGGTTCCATCACAGTTGGTTCCCACATGCTTGTATGTGTTTTTACCTTCAATATTGTAAAATGGCCTGCAAAAAGTATCCCTGTTATAGAGGGGTCCATCGACCCAAGGAAGTGTAGAACACATAGGCAGATGTAGGAATTAATAAGCAGCTGTTTCTAAATGTGGTGGCTTGTGCTCAAACTACTGGAGCTGAGGTGATGCCAAAAACTCACATGCAGTTGCTGTTTTCAGAGAGCTGAGTATGCCATAATCTTTAAACTTCAAGTTAATGTCCCCTCTCCCATCAGGAGAGACCTCTCCAGCCCCCGCAGTGCATCGGACTCTGAGCGTCATGTGGACCGGAGCTCTGGAGAGTTCCAGATCAGCACCCCCTCTGCCTTCAGCAAGCTGACCCTGCACAAGACCTTTAGCGCCTCGGTCCTCTCCCAGCCACAGGGCCTCTCCCAAGGCTCCTGGTCCTCACGGTGAGACCATCAGACACTACAGAATTACCCATtttgtttccttaccctgtaagcagtctttAGGCGAGGAGAGACGTCAGTCTATGCCTTGGTTTTAACTTGAGCCTTtttttatccccccaaaaaacaatgcAAGGGAATATTCCCCCAAATTAGTTTTAAAATTTCCTGCACAAATCGTCTTAAAGTAACCTCATTGAGCTACACAAATATCGGACACTTTGATGATTTGGTCATGATATTTCAATCTATACCTTCCTATGGTGCTGCCAACCCACTgaactcctctctttctctctgctccagGAGTGGATCCCCCTGCATGTCGAGCCGCTCCTCCCCCCTAATAGGCCCTCCTCCCCGGGGCAGCAGCAGCCCCTGTCTGCCTGTGGGCCCACAGGCCTCGGAGCCCTTCTCGGACGGGGCAGACTTGCAGGTGGCCAACCTGGACTACAGGATGTCCCGTAAAGAGCTGCAGCAGAGCCTGCACGATGCCTTCTCCAGACACGGACAGGTGAGTCCTGTACAGACAGTGTTCTGATGCTATTCATTATAGATGAATAGAGCTTTAATCTGTCTCCCAATTGAGGCTAAATAGCAAGATGGCGAGGTCAGGATTTAGTAGTTTAGTGTCATTGTATTGATTCAATCTATTCTGTCATTTTCTGACGCGGCTGTGTGTGCTTGTGCCAAATCGCGGGCACTGTAGACGACATGAGAAGCTAACGTGCGTGTCTCCCTCCAGGTTAAAGGCGTAGAGCTGAGTCCCCACACAGACTACCAGCTGAAGGCCACCGTCCAGTTCGTCTCCCTACAGCAGGCCATCGGTGCTGTGAGCAGCCTGCACCGCTACAAGATAGGAAGCAAACGCATCCACGTCTCCCTCATCACCGGGGCCGGCAACAAGTCTCTAGCCATGCTCCGGTATGTACAGCACAACTAACATTGAGGTAGTACTCTCTCCCTTACTTGTCACATCATTTGGCAGTTTCATGTCTTCGATTGGAACTCGTCACCATCCTTTTTTAAATGTCGCCAACACATGATTTGTTCCTGGTTTGAGATGGATGGTATGAAAAGGTTTCCTCTTCCTCAGCTCTGAAATCTTCCAGATTCTCCAGGACGCGCCAGCCAGCTGTCTTCCCCTTTTCAAGTTCACTGAAATCTACGAGAAAAGGTGAGTCATTTtgcttctctcctcctcatcactcaacctccctccacctctgtaGGAGTTAGTCCTATGCAATGTTAAGTACTGTGGCTGCGTTTACACTTtctcccaaaagcatcttaatgCTAAGTTCAACATTAGAACTATGGGATCCTATggttctaatgaacttattcttaagatgcttttgggaaaacGGGCCCTGATccttttttttcactaattggtcttttgaccaataagATCTGATTTAATTGGTTAAAAGACCAATCAGTGGggggaaaaagatcagaattggctACCTGTGTAAATGGAGGCTAAGTAATGGCTATGTCAATGTACTTTATTAATTCCTTTCcacccatctctccacctctccccagaTTTGGTCGTAAGCTGGTGGTGAGCGACCTATACAGACTACAAGAGGTTGTGGCAGTGAGGGAGCAGGGTGGAGGTAGGCTGGTGTGTCTCCTCCCCAGTAGCCAGGCCAGGCAGAGCCCTCTGGGGTCGTCCCAGGAGGGGTCCTCGGCTAATGGTAGTCCTGTGGTGTTTGAACAGTTGGagtaccacgagcctgtctgcagTTACCACTACACACAGCAGAACTTCAGGTAGGGATAGACTGAAAGACCCAtatgagtgcacacacacacacatttatgtcATCTTACAGGACTCTTTTTGAGAAAGTATTTCATAAGagctcgatctctctctctctgtccccccccctgtAGTGAGGCAGACTTTGACCCAGACTCGTATAAGATTCCTTTTGTGGTGGTGTCTCTGAAGACCCTGGCCTCCCAGGTCCACTGTCTGCTACAGTCCCATGAGGGAACCCTGCCCCTGCTCAGGTAACCAACGCTGTCTCTGCCTGGATAGACTAACGGACAGTGGATGCTTAATACATTTTAATTCAATAAATGGAGTGCGAGAGATCTGCCTTGATATAAAAGTGAACTTTTATGGGAAAGACCTTTTTTAATAAATCAAAACAATATTTCTAGAACCCATTTCATACAAATGGAGTGCAATGGCCTTTTGGAATTTCGTATAACACTGTAAATGTTACTAGATTTTGTGTTTCATGAATATTAATTTTGCTTTAACTGTGACTCAGTTTCTCAGAGTGCTATGCATCAGAGTTGGGCCCCCTGGCGGTGtctgaagagggggaggaggaggggagtgtcCCCTTGGAGCACCTCATCACCTGTATACCAGGCATTAACATCGTCACTGCTCAGAACGGCTTCAAGGTCATCAAGTGGATCCACAACAAGCCACCCGCATCCAACACAGGTACTGACCTGACTCTCAGCCCTAACCCTCGGGGAGAATTACATTGAAAACCTTTTATTTAGACTCGCAGAGGAATCCTCTGGGGTTCATAAAAGCAATACAAACCTACAGAATTTAAACCCTATATTCATTAACAATAGAGACCCCTATCGCATAAGACTGTTCTCAAAGACACTTGAAGATACTCGGGAGGTCATAAGAATTGTCAGAGATATGTTGAGCTAAAAACTGCTTTCTTGACATTTTTAGTAGGTGGATACTGTGCTGCTGACGCAGATACCAGCACTCCAAGACAGAGCTGCACTCATACTACTATCATAAAAGAAGTCATTAAAAcctcttgctgtgtgtgtgtgtgtgtgtcatagaccAGTGGACGCAGCGGTGCAAGTCCCCAGTGGGGAACCCCCAGTTGATCCAGTTCAGTAGAGAGCTCATTGACCTGATGAAGGGTCAGCCCTGCAACCTGATGCCCATCAGCAAGTTCATACCtgcctaccaccaccactatgcCAAGCAGTGTAGGGTCTCTGACTACGGATACTCTAAGCTGCTGGAGCTACTGGAGGCTGTGCCTCACGTACTGCAGgtatcatacatacacacacacacacacacagtttaataAATCGCTCACTTACACAGATAATCAAAGATGGCAGTTACTCAAGCTCAATTAATTGACACGATGGATCACTTTTAATCTTGCTAGTTTAGTGACTTCCTAGCTCAAACACACAATGAAGAGACTGGGAGACCATCTGCTATCCCTTCTGACAAAGCCTTGCCCACTTTGTTTCTCATTACACACTTCAACAGCCTTGAGGTTAGATCCCTGACAGAAACTATTAGTACAACATCTAATAGATTATTGCAGCAGGAAGTGCTTGCATACACTCTCAGTGGTGGCGACCCCTGAAGTAAACAAAGCATGAATgaatctctctttcctctcaacTCCAGATCCTTGGCATGGGGACCAAGCGTCTGCTGACCCTGACCCACCGTGCCCAGGTGAAGAGATTCACCCAGGACCTCCTCAAACTGCTCAAGTTCCAGGCCAGCAAACAGGTGGCCATCACAGACTTCATGCAGGCCTACCATTGGTCAGTACTACCATAGGAACTGCCCACTCCGCCACTCTCTCAGCAAAGCATACCGTCGAGCCAAAGAGTCTAAAATTCATGCAGACCAACCACTGGTCAATTCTATAGGAGGACCGCCCATTCCCAcactctcagccaatcatgttgTCTATCCTAAGCTAAGCACATTCCTGTCAGCTATTGTTAATTAACAGTAAAGTATTTGTTTTATGACTTCGTTTGGATTCTGTTTCTATTGGCTTATTTGGAGGTGTATATACTTGTGATGGTGTTTATATGAATTCATTTGGAAGTGTATTTTCTGTGTCAAATggctcctgtctgtgtgtgtgtgtgtgtgttcattcaaCGTGTTTCTATTGCTACAGGTGCTTCTCCAGAGACTGGCGGGTGCTGGACTATGGGATGTGTGATTTGATGGACCTGCTAGCTGAGATCCCtgacaccaccatcaccatcacacacCAGGACTTGGACACTGTCATCTCTGTACCCAAGAGAGGTGAGATGAGGTCCCTCTGTATGGGTCTTAGGGTTGCAACATTCTGGTAATTTCCCCAAAAGGAATCTGTATTTTTCGTGGTTATTGTTCCAGTGTACTTttctgggaatttggggaaagtaacaagaattttgcaaccctaatggGTCTGATATCAGGGTCATGGATAAACTGCCAGAGGGTTGTTATGTCCTTCTAGTACATTTGATCCTCTGGGGGAACATACCCAGCTCTAGGAAGGACATGTGAAATATTGGTAACGTTTGTTTAGAAAATATGTTCAACTTGGGACCAGAcggttgtgttgttgtcttgtttGTGTCTGTAGTTGTACATTTGATCCCTGGGGGAAAATTGTGAAATATTAGTCGCTTTTGTTTTGGAtaggtttttttttttcactcttCTTTATTCAACCCAGAAATTCCCTTGGAGATGGATAAGAATATCCTTGGCATGGAATAAAGTAATgcattttacacacacatatgCCTGACTATCTCCTGACTGTGACCTGGCTGGTGTAGCAGTAATGCCGCAGCCTTCGGTCTACGTTGTCGGCATACAGTAGGTTTAAACCAGGCCTATTGCCTTTTGACACAACCTCTTTCcacactgtcatcctctctctgttcaaTAGAGTCAGAAAATACCTGTTCTACTTGGTATGGGGTTGATGTGGTTTGGGGATCAGGTTGTTTTTCCCTCTACCTGTTTTTCTGTATAATCTTTAAAATGGCAAAAAATGAAATGACCTGTAATAGGAATTACCGGGTGAGCTAAAAGAAGAGAAGGTGAAGTAAATGTATAAATATGTGGTTTATTACAACAGGGAGATGCCATCCAGCAGAGAACATGTGTAGCTGgcttctaaaaatatatatttataaataaagAGAACTGAGTTGTTAACTCTTGCCCTCCTTTGTCCTCGTCCCATTCAGATCGTACATCAGATGAGATGGAGCGGACCAAGCAGTTTGGTAAGGAGGTGGTGGACCTACTGCGTCACCAGCCCCACTGTCGCATGGCCTTCTCCAAGTTCATCcctacctaccaccaccacttcGGACGCCAGTGCAAACTCGCCTACTACGGCTTCACCAAGCTCATGGAGCTCTTCGAGGCCATCCCCGACGTACTCGTGGTGGGTGGAGGCCAGAGTCATTCTCTGTCCCAGGAGgagtgtgtgtttttattggttGACTTCAGAGTGCTGCAGGAGAAGCCATTGATAATGTCAGATTATCCTCAATTTATCCAGAGCACTACCTTAATTTGGAATGATTTGGAAATTAATTGCAACGTCCGACAGTAATAACTATCATACCcagcagctttttttttttttttttacctcccaTAAAAATTGTGTGTAATAAATATTGGTGTGTGTCTCATTTCTGTCCCAATGGGTAATTGATTATCAGTACAAATAACATTATTCCTAGAGTAGAGTGGACATTTTGTTATGgaacctctctctttccccaggtGTTGGAGTGTGGAGAGGAGAAGGTGCTGACACTAACAGAGGTAGAGCGTGTGAAGGCCCTGGCTGCCCAGCTGGTCAAGATGCTCCGTTCCCAGAGAGACTCCAGCCTGCCTGCTGCCCAGCTACTGTCTGAGTACAGCAAGACCTTCGGCTACGGCCTGAGGCTCCAGGACTACGACGTCTCCTCCCTGCCCGCCCTGCTCGTCAACCTCTGCCACGTCGTCAAGGTATGGGTTGGGAATTTCTAGTCAGTTCAGTCCAATACATCTTTAGTTGTCTGTTGTACTTAATAGATTTAGACTGATTTAAATGGTTGTGATACTGCATGTTTTGATGGTTGTCGACTCCAACACTGAACAAGAGCATCCTGAGCTATACAAGACCTCATGTAAACAAGCAAACATTATTTTGGCCCCTAAGGATGAGTCACAAGTATTTCCTGATATGAATTGATGTCACTGAAGTGGCTTGGATGAGGTTTGAGTTTGTAGGCCCCTTATTGGTGCGTTGAAATGTCATCTTTATATTGGAAATGAGCTATCAATTCCAGATTCAGCCATGTTTTCTGAATGCCACGGTTCATCTCTCACCTCCAACTGAAGGCACTTTGATACCTGCTGCAGTATAAAGGGATTTTTATAAATGCATCTGATTTGACCTTCTCCTCAGGTGGTGGACGGCGCTAACGGCCGTGAGGTCCAGCTGATCAACAGGAAGTCTCTGCGCTCGTTAACGTGCCAGCTGCTGTCCCTGCTGATGGGCCTGGGGCAGCACGAGGGAGACGGCTCCGTCAGCGTGGAGGGCTTGAGTCTGCTGTATCATTCTGTACATGGGGTACAGCTCAAACCCTGTGAATACGGCTTCCTCTCGCTCAGCGAGCTGCTGAAGAGCCTGCCTTACCTGGTGGAGGTCGGTGGACTGGACCATAGAGATATCATACTATAACGAATGTTTAATTCTAGTTCTATAGACTGGAACCTTTTTGCTCTACTGCCTATTTGTCTGATACGAAGGATCATGGATTCCTGTTGAAAGCATTTTTTTAGGGCTTTTTCACAGGGTCTTAAAGTTGGGTAGCATTGTGTTAGTCAGGTTTTGTAATTGTCTGAGACGTATTGCACAATCCTTTTGAATGAAACACTGTGGTTATATGTTAGAATATTTGGAATGATGACCATTAGGTCTTTGTGTGTAGGTCTAGTCTAGACCAGGGTCGGCAAACTACGACCCGCgggtttaaaaataaaaacctcaATTTAGActaaatatgttgaaatgacaATGGACCTATACATTTTCAAATAACTACCCATTCTGGCCCACCCTTGAAAAAATGTGTGGCCCTCTGTTTCATTTCGAAATCCCAATGTGGCCCTCGAGCCACAAAGTTTGCCCTCCCCTGGTGTTTCTCATaacttcccttctctctctccccccctcctagCTGTTCTACGGTGAGGGTGAGGAGGAAGGCGAGCGTGGCGAGGAGAGAGTTAGACTCACCCGTCTGTACCAGTTTGCCCGTAGGGTGCGTGCCCTGCTCCACACCTACCACTACCACCAGATCTCCCTAACGGAGTTCCCCGGGGCCTACGCCAAGTTCACCGGACGCGGCCTCCAACCTCGCTCCTACGGCTACGGCAGCGTAGACGACCTGCTCAACGGCATACCACAGGTACAGAATGACTAACTCTCACCACACTCGCCTTCCTACTCACCCTCACCAAAAAAAGTTTAAGTGCTTTTCTCAAATTCAAAGCTGATAGACAAGAAACGTCTTGTTAAACAACATGTTGGAAATACACAGATGTGTTATGATAAGATGGGAATTGATAACGCTTGTATCTAAAGAGTTCTTCAGCATATGGACCTGCACTGGGGATGTCACTGTCGAAGCAGCAGATGTAGTCAATGTGGTTAGTTGCCTTCTCTGTCCCTGCACTGTGCGGCTTTAGCCCCCATAGCAGACTCTGTggtgatggatggatggggttTGTGGTAATTAAATGGGATGTTGTTTCTGCCTGTGTGCAGGTAGTGTGGATCAAAGGGCATGGCCACAAGAGGATTATCGTTTTGAAGAACGATATGAAAGGTAAAGACAAATCAACCGTCTGGCAGCAGGAACTGTGGAAACAAATGGCTTTGGCCTTACCTGCATTTAGTATTAACATACGGGAAGGGGTTGTTATCAGTTCATCTCATGGGCATCATGTTGTATGATCCTTCAACATGAGACTAGTAGAACATGACATGTAATGGGAACAGAAGTCGTGGTGTTTTGCTTGTATGATGGGAACAGAAATGGTAGTGTCTTGAAGGCACAGTGTTTTACTCTGTAATGGAAAGAGTGTAATAATGGTctgtgggttggttggttggttctcCTCAGCAGCTCGAGCCACTGGAGCCAGCCCTGCAGCCTCAGAGGAGCCTGAGGACGGGGCCAGCCAGAGAGACAGCCCCTGTAGCAACACAGAGTCTGAAACTCACAGCCCAGGTAGCTAACCACACCACTGGAGTCATAGGCACTATTACCAATGTTTTGATGTTCTTCTTTTTGCCTTGTAGGTGTTTTTAGGCTTTTTAATAGTTGTTTATACATTGAAGCAGAAATTAAGTCTCTTTTTTTCTCCATCAGGTGTTGGTGGGGTGGAGACAGAGCTGCTATGTCTGACCTCTCCAGTAGACCTGCTGTGTGGCCCAGTACCCTCCTGCCTGCCCTCTCCCCAGCTGCACCCTGACCCCGTTCTCCAACAGGCTGACCTCATCCGCTTCGAGCAGACGCCATCACCAGCAGGTGAgctgatcatgtgatcaaccgcGTTTCAAACCCAGGTCTTCTGTGTGCCATGAGACTGTTAGCCCGCCTAGGCATTAGCTTCGAGCTTACTCGTGCTCCGCTATACACACAGCCGACATCTTCCCTTGGACTGACCTGGATATATGATGCCATTGTGTTTTTCAGAGCGTGATAAACTTGAGGAGGAAGCTGTAGCAGAAGAAGTAGCAGCCCCTGCTGTCTGTGACACATCTGAGCCTATAGAAGCATTAACTGACAACAACCAGAACCTTGTTGTTTTGGTTTCCATGACTACCAAGCCTCCACAGAATGTGACCCGCAAAATGGCGTCCGTTGAAAACAGCCCCAGCAAGAGGACTCCTCGCAATAAAGTGAAGCTGGCAGCTAACTTCTCTTTTACAGCCGCACCCTAACACACTCACTGACGATCACATGCTGgaacaagcgcacacacacacattcatcacaCACAACTCGAAAATGAAGAGTTGATCAGCTAAATTGTAAAAAGCCCCAAAAATAATGATTTGTTTTTAGTCATGCCCCCCGCAACAAACTGTGACGTTATTTCCTTTCTTTGCCTTTTCCCCTTATCTTTtcaaactcaatcatcatgttgaTGTAGTTGTTTCCTCACAAAGCTATGAGTTTTCTTGTTGCAGTTATTTCTGCAACAGCCATTCATTTTTCTATGCCGTGTACTTTTAGTCAGATTAATGCATGTCAAGAAAGGTTTTGTGGTAGATATGAATTATATACTATGGATAAACTGTTTGGAAACATGGTTCTCTGAAAGTGGAAAGAGAACTTCCCCACAATACAGCAACAACAAATACTGAGGTAGTTGGCACTGTAGCCACGAGTTTACACTGCAAATTGCAAAAGATGCCTATTTTACCACTGAATACCCTTACCTGAACTCAAAACCCCTCAGAGATTTAATTCAGTAACTTGTTTAAAAATGGGTACTTATACAGGGATTTTATATCATGTTAATTATTGCCAAGGAAGCTCTGAGGGAAAGCTATATAAATATGTAGAGAAACGTCATTATGTGTCTACTGCCCTCTCCCCTGTGTTGTCCCCATTGCATTTTGTCATCGGACAAATGCACTTCTTCATACAGCTAGAAGTACAAAAAGATATTTGCGCTTTGCCTTTGAGGCAGCTTTGGAGGTAGTATTGACAATTATTGTTGTTGAGTAACCATGCCCATCTCATTCTTTTAACTCTTTCTCTTGGGCGATGTTTAGCATTGTGTTCAGTTCACACTCCAGTGTTAGAGTCCTCAGACATCGTTCCACCTTGACTATGTGCTTTCATAAAGTAGTAGCCTATATGGCTGGTGTTTTCAGTTTCTCATTCAAGTATCGGGTCAATGGCAGGAGTGATCAAGCTGCCAAAGTGGCTTCGAAGTAACTTTGACAACTGTCTGGTCTCAGTCAAATCGACCTAAGCTTGTATTTGTGTGTTCTCAATGGGGTGTCGCAATCAGCGCTGTCTCCAATGTGTACGGCAGTGTGAAATAGAAGGAATTCTGACTCCTCCGTGGAGAGTTTTGAACGAGCTCTTGGCGAGGTTGAGGGTCAGTCTGCCTTGGGCCGTTATTTAGGCAAGGCAGAAGCCGAGACCCTGAATACTCGGACCAGGTGTTAAAACGCTTGGAGGCAGCGTGAACAAAGATATGGTGACACTGTTTCCTGCCGGAAGCTAAGTAGAAATGATTTCGGTTTTTGTATTTTTAGAGATTGAGTGCGGTTTACACTTGAATAACTTATAGGTGGTGTGTAATATGCATGTTGtgcataaaaaacaaacattttatgcATGGTGTAAACCTATTAGGTCAGAAATCAGACTGTTGGTGAactgcattttttttaaagaaattagtTGAAGTTGTCTTGTTTCCGCAGAAACCATATATTAGAGGTATTGTTTACATCACCCCCCTCACTCCTGGTTACAGTTGACACCACCCCCCCCCTCACTCCTGGTTACTGTGGAAGGTTGTTTTT
This Oncorhynchus tshawytscha isolate Ot180627B linkage group LG32, Otsh_v2.0, whole genome shotgun sequence DNA region includes the following protein-coding sequences:
- the LOC112230233 gene encoding meiosis regulator and mRNA stability factor 1 isoform X3 encodes the protein MMEGLGKERSICSSRPFPWLSHPKKEASSRLWKLTECFSTPEQQNTPSYNTDKQNDYMDNRKPVLDLKDLPPPPHHTAASQPFPLAPLPLPPPCLPPLPQDSLQQLPLQGGSPKVSVCTHCEHCSTDPLGRGGYGVVSGGGSASISSSVGVSSGVPLYLPPSSQEASFSRLGAGQITPTTLNSHLHFPSLGGGGGDARATLLPSGSYKLHIPSVDTTSQPLPFQSHSHLPCSCCTGGLLRPLHSYPSIPLPYNESKFITTSTPHHRAAGYYPCGGDYNPATLGVQRSLAAHSDPHIPTSGHICSSNAMHFNLERTVCRTGAHYCRDCLTKSASVPIPVCNGCGTSSDGLLLLGSSLGKSATKYGSPEGPENIPPVGVFWDIENCCVPSGRSAAAVVQRLRNHFFQGHREAEFICVCDISKENKAVIQELNNCQVTVAHINATAKNAADDKLRQSLRRFAETHTAPATVVLVSSDVNFASELSDLRHRHGFQVILVHKSGQTSDALLQHAHRHVAFEEMVADLPPRQAVKSQLGFNLLYVYNLPPGCDGKSVGNRLRRLSDNCGGKVLGVSMATGTAVLRFSSQEAAERALKRMENEDVFGRRITLSFSAPSTEEGNDPTPPPSSSETPPLLPVQPLPSSFSFLPLEKLGSPRRKRRARRECQRERESSLPLSVPVPERPYSPRRGSGGTPFPVPPQTRTLPQELGGLETKPKIGVFPLEKGQHNSSPHSNGEGPSQQHPIKAGLIGESMFSCRRRDLSSPRSASDSERHVDRSSGEFQISTPSAFSKLTLHKTFSASVLSQPQGLSQGSWSSRSGSPCMSSRSSPLIGPPPRGSSSPCLPVGPQASEPFSDGADLQVANLDYRMSRKELQQSLHDAFSRHGQVKGVELSPHTDYQLKATVQFVSLQQAIGAVSSLHRYKIGSKRIHVSLITGAGNKSLAMLRSEIFQILQDAPASCLPLFKFTEIYEKRFGRKLVVSDLYRLQEVVAVREQGGGRLVCLLPSSQARQSPLGSSQEGSSANGSPVVFEQLEYHEPVCSYHYTQQNFSEADFDPDSYKIPFVVVSLKTLASQVHCLLQSHEGTLPLLSFSECYASELGPLAVSEEGEEEGSVPLEHLITCIPGINIVTAQNGFKVIKWIHNKPPASNTDQWTQRCKSPVGNPQLIQFSRELIDLMKGQPCNLMPISKFIPAYHHHYAKQCRVSDYGYSKLLELLEAVPHVLQILGMGTKRLLTLTHRAQVKRFTQDLLKLLKFQASKQVAITDFMQAYHWCFSRDWRVLDYGMCDLMDLLAEIPDTTITITHQDLDTVISVPKRDRTSDEMERTKQFGKEVVDLLRHQPHCRMAFSKFIPTYHHHFGRQCKLAYYGFTKLMELFEAIPDVLVVLECGEEKVLTLTEVERVKALAAQLVKMLRSQRDSSLPAAQLLSEYSKTFGYGLRLQDYDVSSLPALLVNLCHVVKVVDGANGREVQLINRKSLRSLTCQLLSLLMGLGQHEGDGSVSVEGLSLLYHSVHGVQLKPCEYGFLSLSELLKSLPYLVELFYGEGEEEGERGEERVRLTRLYQFARRVRALLHTYHYHQISLTEFPGAYAKFTGRGLQPRSYGYGSVDDLLNGIPQVVWIKGHGHKRIIVLKNDMKAARATGASPAASEEPEDGASQRDSPCSNTESETHSPGVGGVETELLCLTSPVDLLCGPVPSCLPSPQLHPDPVLQQADLIRFEQTPSPAERDKLEEEAVAEEVAAPAVCDTSEPIEALTDNNQNLVVLVSMTTKPPQNVTRKMASVENSPSKRTPRNKVKLAANFSFTAAP